From Actinoplanes oblitus, a single genomic window includes:
- a CDS encoding COG1361 S-layer family protein, translated as MVLRHCAHRLLVLFLLVLCCLLVPVAPVKTATAAQSVCAAPVNLSNGDFESPAIAANSMSLINEGPDMPGWKTTAPDRVFELWHEVRQTFNAGSGVQFVELNANFVSTLYQDLPTTPGQTLRWELKHRGRLGLDTMAVKIGPAGGTLVQSGGPIADQPTSWGTWANTYTVPPGQTTTRFAFESISSAQNKPTYGNFLDGIAFGTAACLFTTTAVSAASANAGDVLTYTVNAENRGGNPAKLTVLSDALPAGTTFVPGSIRTITGSSSSSVSDAADTDTGEYDASTRTVRVRAGTGATSGAGGTIPVGEARSFSYQVRVNTSAAETTLSTEGAAAYTEPISGNRLTSTGNTVGTGVSAAADLRISAVVGAGGVVAGRNATTNLTVTNNGPSTATGVQVSADVPFGIGNIAASMAGAGCVISGQNARCDLAGLAPGATGIMTVSGDVIPQATPGAQATLTASVTSATYEVSQADNAASVSAAVATLADVGVTMTNTPGVAGSPITYTATITNAGPSVARGLVLSDVIPLATATYTSAGGGTCAVTAIGTLECQLADMMPSTSTTVTVNMTLKSSGGGAVNNAVSVTSSTPDPSAANNNFSVQSAGTEVADVGVRLGLSQLSAYAGDTVEYTLTVTNYGPSDATNVTFNTVTPPGVTIVRNSPYCTANACTVGTLPAGASVPLRGTATLGANAHAGPGFASTTVISPTTDTNAANDTDTINFTVLLRADLAVSQTLSNPGDPSALVAGETVTGVVQVTNNGQTRAEGVVLRQAVPASRPVPTVTTSGGSCTFQGTVVNGFTPDGGTYVCNLATLAASASWQITFAGVLLSTGYGSPVYSRTATVSSSTPDPDSGNDSVTSTRSVEQHADLEVVKVTTSSPAIVQSEEVEFEVRVINHGPSDATNVVLRESPDPGLSISSGTATNGSYDAGTRSWTIQRMTPGPGPAGVLTLHGTAVGSGTLNDGTGIVAADGTDPVAGNNTATAGVTAAPAAPALSIRSTSVASATPAGVNATIAYSYEVRNTGNLPMTSLTLTGSLSGTTTCAPTSVAVGGTATCTGATYTVDSNDVLRNTPVTDTVTVQALNTDTVLPTTYGQLSSGVPVAVAHASLSTVITSTVDEPSRQHGAAVNDRIAYTYAVTNNGNVQMNGITVTDTRGNTITCPQADLAIGATMTCDHLPGPGYQVRQSDIDSGGPVTNTATATSTTPSASFPSTVNEVQVAAAAPALDITVTRTGPTAPVRVGDTIDYAYAISNSGNVGLDTVSVTDSNVASVTCPAAVIPKGGTLTCTSAAPYTVLQSDIDAGAPVRNDVIVDARSVAPGAVPVGAEGSVPVPVVAAAPLLTVTSLPNVSPAGHTTAVQPGDRISVTHRIDNGGNVSMLLDTVSDSLTGTATCDLLALPPGGTANCIGGPSYQVTQDDYDAAVPLTATTRVTARAPGQPAPVTYATTTASVPVGSGAAGLTVTTGATRVTPAEHGSAVAAGDVVAFEFAVANTGTLSMRGLTLTDSRTGTGSCPAVSLRPGASMTCVSAGYPVTQADIDAGDALTSTATITGQVGSGPLRSFGAATTWIPVVAGAPSIDVLAVGKVSPVQRQDGPIAGDTVSWTYRVVNNGNQTMTGVDAGGPGGVDCPKAGLAVREAMTCTAGPAHPVTQEEVDSGRPITTEMSVTARSPGGVRSFGPFRGSVAVAAGDPALEIKLTTRVASAARASVAAEGPGITTGALLRYAYAVYNRGNVTVGDLSVEHARGGTVTCQSTRLAPGEGTTCAASTGYRVTQADMDAGTPLVDEAVARGTVPGSKLAVASAVSNTTVPLVAAAPKLTGTQTAVWTDSDRDGQLGPEDTVISTVRVTNAGNVTLLNVRVTGLPAAVTCEAVRIAPGASVTCESAPYHLTTKQIAAGKQTFEARIAGDLVDPDAGDVTAEAPSTVAVPAKKPAPGPTPTPTSTPTPSTSHKPGKPAEPAEPGRPGAAPGGTAPVTGRSAALAVLIGLGLVVAGGGLLYLSRRPAPAPGTRRRH; from the coding sequence GTGGTCCTCCGTCACTGCGCGCACCGGTTGCTGGTCCTGTTTCTGCTGGTCCTCTGCTGCCTGCTGGTACCCGTCGCGCCGGTGAAGACGGCGACGGCCGCCCAGAGCGTCTGCGCGGCCCCGGTCAACCTCAGCAACGGTGACTTCGAGTCACCGGCGATCGCGGCGAACTCGATGTCGCTGATCAACGAGGGCCCAGACATGCCGGGCTGGAAGACGACGGCGCCGGACCGCGTGTTCGAGCTGTGGCACGAGGTCCGGCAGACCTTCAACGCCGGCTCCGGGGTGCAGTTCGTCGAGCTGAACGCGAACTTCGTCTCCACGCTCTACCAGGACCTGCCGACCACCCCGGGGCAGACGCTGCGCTGGGAACTCAAGCACCGCGGCCGGCTCGGGCTGGACACCATGGCCGTCAAGATCGGCCCGGCCGGCGGCACGCTGGTGCAGAGCGGCGGCCCGATCGCCGACCAGCCCACCAGCTGGGGCACCTGGGCCAACACCTACACGGTGCCGCCCGGACAGACCACCACCCGGTTCGCGTTCGAGTCGATCTCGTCGGCGCAGAACAAGCCGACGTACGGCAACTTCCTGGACGGCATCGCCTTCGGTACGGCGGCCTGCCTGTTCACCACCACGGCGGTGAGCGCGGCGTCGGCGAACGCCGGGGACGTGCTCACCTACACGGTCAACGCGGAGAACCGGGGCGGCAACCCGGCCAAGCTCACCGTGCTCAGCGACGCCCTGCCGGCCGGCACCACGTTCGTGCCCGGCTCGATCCGGACGATCACCGGCTCCAGCAGCAGCTCGGTCAGCGACGCCGCGGACACCGACACCGGCGAGTACGACGCGTCCACCCGGACGGTCCGGGTGCGGGCCGGGACGGGCGCCACGAGCGGCGCGGGCGGCACGATCCCGGTGGGCGAGGCGCGATCGTTCAGCTACCAGGTGCGGGTGAACACCTCGGCGGCGGAGACCACGCTCAGCACCGAGGGCGCCGCCGCCTACACCGAGCCGATCTCCGGGAACCGGCTCACCTCGACCGGCAACACCGTCGGCACCGGCGTCAGCGCCGCGGCGGACCTGCGGATCAGCGCGGTGGTCGGGGCCGGCGGGGTGGTGGCCGGGCGTAACGCCACCACCAACCTGACGGTCACCAACAACGGGCCGAGCACCGCCACGGGTGTGCAGGTCAGCGCGGACGTGCCGTTCGGCATCGGGAACATCGCGGCGAGCATGGCCGGGGCCGGCTGCGTGATCAGTGGGCAGAACGCCCGCTGCGACCTGGCGGGTCTCGCGCCCGGGGCGACCGGGATCATGACGGTCAGCGGCGACGTCATACCGCAGGCGACACCCGGGGCGCAGGCCACGCTGACCGCGTCGGTGACGAGTGCGACGTACGAGGTGAGCCAGGCGGACAACGCGGCGTCGGTGAGCGCGGCGGTGGCCACCCTCGCCGACGTGGGCGTGACCATGACCAACACACCGGGCGTGGCCGGTTCACCGATCACCTACACCGCCACGATCACCAACGCCGGCCCGTCGGTGGCCCGCGGCCTGGTGCTCTCCGACGTCATCCCGCTGGCCACCGCGACATACACCAGCGCCGGCGGCGGCACCTGCGCGGTCACCGCGATCGGCACGCTGGAATGCCAGCTGGCCGACATGATGCCGTCGACCAGCACCACTGTCACCGTCAACATGACGCTCAAGTCGTCCGGCGGCGGGGCGGTGAACAACGCGGTCTCGGTCACCTCCAGCACCCCGGACCCGTCGGCGGCGAACAACAACTTCTCCGTCCAGTCGGCCGGCACCGAGGTCGCCGACGTCGGCGTGCGGCTCGGCTTGAGCCAGCTCAGCGCGTACGCCGGGGACACCGTCGAATACACGCTGACGGTCACCAACTACGGGCCGTCGGACGCCACCAACGTCACCTTCAACACCGTCACCCCGCCCGGTGTCACGATCGTCCGGAACAGCCCGTACTGCACCGCCAACGCCTGCACGGTCGGCACCCTGCCGGCCGGCGCCAGCGTCCCGCTCCGCGGCACCGCCACGCTCGGCGCGAACGCGCACGCCGGGCCCGGGTTCGCCAGCACCACCGTGATCTCGCCGACCACCGACACCAACGCGGCGAACGACACCGACACGATCAACTTCACCGTGCTGCTCCGCGCCGACCTGGCGGTCAGTCAAACCCTGAGCAACCCGGGGGACCCGTCCGCGCTGGTCGCCGGGGAGACCGTGACCGGCGTGGTGCAGGTGACCAACAACGGGCAGACCCGGGCCGAGGGTGTCGTGCTGCGCCAGGCCGTCCCGGCGAGCCGGCCGGTCCCGACGGTCACCACCAGCGGCGGCAGTTGCACCTTCCAGGGCACCGTGGTCAACGGCTTCACCCCGGACGGCGGGACATACGTCTGCAACCTGGCGACGCTCGCCGCGTCGGCGAGTTGGCAGATCACCTTCGCCGGGGTGCTGCTCTCCACCGGGTACGGCAGTCCGGTCTACAGCCGTACCGCGACCGTGTCGTCGAGTACCCCGGACCCGGACAGCGGCAACGACAGCGTCACCTCCACCAGGAGCGTCGAGCAGCACGCCGACCTGGAGGTCGTCAAGGTCACCACCAGCAGCCCGGCGATCGTGCAGTCCGAGGAGGTGGAGTTCGAGGTCCGGGTGATCAACCACGGCCCGTCCGACGCCACCAACGTGGTGCTGCGCGAGAGCCCAGACCCCGGCCTCAGCATCTCCTCCGGGACGGCCACCAACGGCTCCTACGACGCGGGCACCCGGAGCTGGACGATCCAGCGGATGACGCCGGGCCCCGGGCCGGCCGGGGTGCTCACCCTGCACGGCACCGCCGTGGGCAGCGGCACGCTCAACGACGGCACCGGGATCGTCGCGGCCGACGGCACCGACCCGGTGGCCGGCAACAACACTGCCACTGCCGGGGTCACCGCCGCGCCGGCCGCGCCCGCCCTCAGCATCCGCTCCACCAGCGTCGCCTCGGCCACGCCGGCCGGGGTGAACGCCACGATCGCCTACAGCTACGAGGTGCGCAACACCGGGAACCTGCCGATGACCTCGCTGACCCTGACCGGAAGCCTGAGCGGGACCACCACCTGCGCGCCGACCAGCGTGGCGGTCGGCGGCACCGCCACCTGCACCGGCGCCACCTACACCGTGGACTCGAACGACGTCCTGCGCAACACCCCGGTCACCGACACGGTGACCGTGCAGGCGCTCAACACGGACACCGTGCTGCCCACGACGTACGGCCAGCTCAGCTCGGGGGTGCCGGTCGCCGTCGCGCACGCGTCGCTGTCCACGGTGATCACGTCGACGGTCGACGAGCCCAGCCGGCAGCACGGGGCCGCCGTGAACGACCGGATCGCGTACACCTACGCGGTGACCAACAACGGCAACGTGCAGATGAACGGCATCACGGTCACCGACACCAGGGGCAACACCATCACCTGCCCGCAGGCCGACCTGGCCATCGGCGCGACGATGACCTGCGACCACCTGCCCGGCCCGGGCTATCAGGTACGGCAGTCGGACATCGACAGCGGCGGCCCGGTCACCAACACCGCCACCGCCACCTCGACCACCCCGAGCGCCAGCTTCCCGTCGACGGTCAACGAGGTGCAGGTGGCCGCGGCCGCGCCCGCGCTGGACATCACCGTCACCCGGACCGGCCCGACGGCACCGGTGCGGGTCGGCGACACGATCGATTACGCGTACGCGATCAGCAACTCCGGCAACGTCGGGCTCGACACGGTCAGCGTGACCGACTCGAACGTCGCGTCGGTCACCTGCCCGGCCGCCGTGATCCCGAAGGGTGGCACGCTCACCTGCACGTCGGCCGCGCCGTACACGGTCCTGCAGAGCGACATCGACGCCGGCGCGCCGGTCCGCAACGACGTGATCGTGGATGCCCGGAGCGTCGCGCCCGGCGCCGTGCCGGTCGGCGCGGAGGGCTCGGTGCCGGTCCCGGTGGTGGCGGCCGCGCCGCTGCTGACGGTGACCAGCCTCCCGAACGTCTCGCCGGCCGGGCATACCACGGCGGTGCAGCCCGGGGACCGGATCTCGGTCACCCACCGGATCGACAACGGCGGCAACGTCAGCATGCTGTTGGACACGGTCAGTGACTCGCTCACCGGGACCGCCACCTGCGATCTGCTCGCGCTGCCGCCCGGCGGGACGGCCAACTGCATCGGCGGGCCGTCGTACCAGGTCACCCAGGACGACTACGACGCCGCGGTGCCGCTCACCGCCACCACCCGGGTCACCGCCCGCGCCCCCGGCCAGCCGGCCCCCGTCACCTACGCCACCACCACCGCGAGCGTTCCGGTCGGCAGCGGCGCCGCCGGGCTGACCGTCACCACCGGCGCCACCCGGGTGACCCCGGCCGAGCACGGCAGCGCGGTCGCGGCCGGCGACGTCGTCGCGTTCGAGTTCGCCGTCGCCAACACCGGAACGCTCAGCATGCGCGGCCTGACCCTGACCGACAGCCGGACCGGCACGGGCAGCTGCCCGGCGGTCAGCCTGCGCCCGGGCGCGAGCATGACCTGTGTCTCGGCCGGATACCCGGTGACCCAGGCGGACATCGACGCCGGTGACGCGCTGACCAGCACGGCCACCATCACCGGGCAGGTCGGCAGCGGGCCGCTGCGGAGCTTCGGGGCGGCCACCACCTGGATACCGGTCGTGGCCGGCGCGCCGTCGATCGACGTGCTGGCGGTCGGCAAGGTGTCCCCGGTCCAGCGGCAGGACGGGCCGATCGCCGGGGACACGGTCAGCTGGACGTACCGGGTGGTCAACAACGGCAACCAGACGATGACCGGGGTGGACGCCGGCGGGCCCGGCGGTGTCGACTGCCCGAAGGCCGGGCTGGCCGTGCGGGAGGCGATGACCTGTACGGCGGGGCCGGCGCACCCGGTCACCCAGGAGGAGGTGGACAGCGGGCGGCCGATCACCACCGAGATGTCGGTGACCGCCCGGTCGCCGGGCGGGGTGCGGAGCTTCGGGCCGTTCCGCGGCAGCGTCGCGGTGGCGGCGGGCGATCCGGCGCTGGAGATCAAGCTGACCACCCGGGTGGCGTCGGCGGCGCGGGCGTCGGTGGCGGCCGAGGGCCCGGGGATCACCACCGGGGCGCTGCTGCGGTACGCGTACGCGGTGTACAACCGGGGCAACGTGACGGTCGGCGACCTCAGCGTCGAGCATGCCCGGGGCGGCACGGTGACCTGCCAGAGCACCCGGCTGGCGCCCGGCGAGGGGACGACCTGCGCGGCGAGCACCGGGTACCGGGTCACCCAGGCGGACATGGACGCCGGCACGCCGCTGGTGGACGAGGCGGTCGCGCGCGGGACGGTGCCGGGCTCGAAGCTGGCGGTGGCCTCCGCGGTGTCCAACACGACGGTGCCGCTGGTGGCGGCCGCCCCGAAGCTGACCGGGACGCAGACCGCGGTCTGGACCGACAGCGACCGCGACGGGCAGCTCGGACCCGAGGACACCGTGATCTCCACGGTCCGGGTCACGAACGCCGGCAACGTCACCCTGCTCAACGTCCGGGTGACCGGGCTGCCGGCGGCGGTCACCTGCGAAGCCGTCCGGATCGCCCCGGGCGCGTCGGTGACCTGCGAGTCCGCGCCGTACCACCTGACCACCAAGCAGATCGCGGCGGGGAAGCAGACGTTCGAGGCGAGAATCGCGGGGGACCTGGTCGATCCGGACGCCGGTGATGTGACGGCGGAGGCGCCGTCGACGGTGGCGGTGCCGGCCAAGAAGCCGGCTCCCGGTCCGACGCCGACGCCGACATCGACGCCGACGCCGTCCACGTCGCACAAGCCCGGGAAGCCGGCCGAGCCCGCCGAACCGGGCCGGCCCGGCGCCGCGCCGGGCGGGACGGCACCGGTCACCGGGCGGTCGGCGGCGCTCGCCGTGCTGATCGGCCTGGGGTTGGTGGTGGCCGGCGGTGGGCTGCTCTACCTGAGTCGCCGCCCGGCACCCGCGCCCGGCACCCGGCGGCGCCACTGA
- a CDS encoding vWA domain-containing protein, translating to MSAPLDTEKLYAARLFAVRARPYLASALFALHVVESPEVPTMAVDRYWRCYVSPAFVARMPLADLAAVWVHEVSHLLRDHHGRGDRYVKAHELTGPGVRLRLNIAADCEINDDVYGDGLPCPAGAVHPADLRLPEAGLMEDYLPMFRLGPFTDGYAWLDCGSGADGGDRPWDRGPDGAHGLTEQERDAVRFRVAEAINGQPGRASRGWRRWAEEAFHPPQPWQELLGAAVRAATASAGAGDDYTYGRPARRAAALPRVVLPALRRNPPRVCVVIDTSGSVSDEELGMALLEVAAIGRAVGGSRELLGVVSCDAAAGVALPICRGEGIPLIGGGGTDLREGFASALRTRPDVIVVLTDGWTPWPGSPPPCRTVVGLFRRPTDEDHDHRVAVPPDWARVVRIG from the coding sequence ATGAGCGCGCCGCTGGACACCGAGAAGCTGTACGCGGCCCGGCTCTTCGCCGTCCGGGCCCGGCCCTACCTGGCCTCGGCGCTGTTCGCGCTGCACGTGGTCGAGTCGCCGGAGGTCCCGACGATGGCGGTGGACCGGTACTGGCGGTGCTACGTGTCCCCGGCCTTCGTGGCCCGGATGCCGCTGGCGGACCTGGCCGCGGTCTGGGTGCATGAGGTGTCGCACCTGCTGCGCGACCACCACGGGCGCGGCGACCGCTACGTCAAGGCGCATGAGCTGACCGGCCCTGGGGTGCGGCTGCGGCTCAACATCGCGGCGGACTGCGAGATCAACGACGACGTGTACGGCGACGGGCTGCCGTGCCCGGCCGGCGCGGTGCATCCGGCGGATCTGCGGCTGCCCGAGGCCGGGCTGATGGAGGACTACCTGCCGATGTTCCGGCTCGGGCCGTTCACCGACGGGTACGCCTGGCTGGACTGCGGCAGCGGCGCCGACGGCGGCGACCGGCCGTGGGATCGGGGGCCGGACGGCGCGCACGGGCTGACCGAGCAGGAACGCGACGCGGTCCGGTTCCGGGTGGCCGAGGCGATCAACGGACAACCCGGCCGGGCGTCGCGCGGCTGGCGGCGGTGGGCCGAGGAGGCGTTCCACCCACCGCAGCCGTGGCAGGAGTTGCTCGGTGCGGCGGTGCGGGCGGCGACGGCTTCGGCCGGGGCGGGCGACGACTACACGTACGGTAGACCGGCCCGGAGGGCCGCGGCGCTGCCGCGCGTCGTGCTGCCGGCCCTGCGCCGCAACCCGCCTCGCGTCTGCGTCGTGATCGACACCTCGGGGTCGGTCAGCGACGAGGAACTGGGCATGGCGCTGCTGGAGGTGGCGGCGATCGGGCGGGCCGTGGGTGGCAGTCGTGAGCTGCTCGGGGTGGTCTCGTGTGACGCGGCGGCCGGGGTGGCGCTGCCGATCTGCCGGGGTGAGGGGATCCCGCTGATCGGCGGGGGCGGCACCGACCTGCGCGAGGGGTTCGCCAGCGCGCTGCGGACCCGGCCGGACGTGATCGTCGTGCTCACCGACGGCTGGACGCCGTGGCCCGGCTCGCCGCCGCCGTGCCGGACCGTGGTCGGCCTGTTCCGCCGGCCGACCGACGAGGACCACGATCACCGGGTGGCGGTGCCGCCGGATTGGGCGCGCGTGGTTCGGATCGGATGA
- a CDS encoding AAA family ATPase, with protein sequence MTLDIAADLLGLLADTTTEPRPSTQLEALTLAVAADLPVLLWGDPGIGKTAALNQLADSLDLPLTTVIASVHEPTDFSGLPVLGADPAVQGVPMAPPDWAVRLAASGRGLLFLDELSTAPPAVQAALLRLVLERRVGALTLPPGVRIVAAANPRGSAANGWELSAPLANRFVHLQWTYDHEVVVRGLGGTWPRTTLPRLDPERLAASVAYARRAVCELLTARPKLVHQLPSSETKRGGAWPSPRTWDMAVRLIAFGTAAGTSREVLSMLVRGVVGDGPGLELLAGLDRLDLPDPEELLADPSAAVLPERGDLRQVVLEGVVEAVRRHADRDRWEAAWAILVRALADGAPDLLVVPAGNLAGLRRDDWPLPAGIERLAGAMNVARRAA encoded by the coding sequence ATGACTCTGGACATCGCCGCTGACCTGCTCGGCCTGCTCGCCGACACGACCACCGAGCCGCGCCCCAGCACGCAGCTGGAGGCGCTCACCCTGGCCGTCGCGGCCGACCTCCCGGTGCTGCTCTGGGGTGACCCGGGGATCGGCAAGACCGCCGCCCTCAACCAGCTCGCCGACTCCCTCGACCTGCCGCTCACCACGGTGATCGCCAGCGTGCACGAGCCGACCGACTTCTCCGGCCTGCCGGTGCTCGGTGCCGACCCGGCAGTGCAGGGCGTCCCGATGGCCCCGCCGGACTGGGCGGTACGCCTCGCCGCCAGCGGCCGTGGCCTGCTCTTCCTGGACGAGCTGTCGACCGCCCCGCCGGCCGTGCAGGCCGCCCTGCTGCGGCTGGTGCTGGAGCGCCGGGTCGGCGCGCTGACCCTGCCGCCCGGCGTGCGGATCGTCGCGGCCGCCAATCCGCGCGGCTCGGCGGCCAACGGCTGGGAGCTCAGCGCGCCGCTGGCCAACCGGTTCGTGCACCTGCAGTGGACCTACGACCACGAGGTGGTGGTGCGCGGGCTGGGCGGGACCTGGCCGCGGACCACGCTGCCCCGGCTCGACCCGGAGCGGCTCGCGGCCTCGGTGGCGTACGCCCGGCGGGCGGTGTGTGAGCTGCTGACCGCCCGGCCCAAGCTGGTGCACCAGCTGCCGTCGTCGGAGACCAAGCGGGGCGGGGCCTGGCCGTCGCCGCGGACCTGGGACATGGCGGTCCGGCTGATCGCGTTCGGTACCGCTGCCGGCACCTCGCGCGAGGTGTTGTCGATGCTGGTCCGGGGCGTGGTGGGGGACGGTCCGGGGCTGGAGCTGCTGGCCGGGCTGGACCGGCTGGACCTGCCCGATCCGGAGGAACTGCTCGCCGACCCGTCGGCGGCGGTGCTGCCCGAGCGCGGGGACCTGCGCCAGGTCGTACTGGAAGGGGTCGTCGAAGCGGTCCGGCGCCACGCGGACCGTGACCGGTGGGAGGCGGCCTGGGCGATCCTGGTCCGGGCGCTCGCGGACGGCGCGCCGGACCTGCTGGTGGTGCCCGCCGGGAACCTGGCCGGGCTGCGCCGCGACGACTGGCCGCTGCCGGCCGGCATCGAACGGCTGGCCGGGGCGATGAACGTGGCGCGGCGGGCGGCATGA
- a CDS encoding FtsK/SpoIIIE domain-containing protein, whose amino-acid sequence MSPDDRAPADLPRPPRDRTDTAPPADRVPAGPPRDRTDTAPPPGDRLRVAIGQAADGTPVRLDLKESADGGMGPHGLVAGAGTPELLRAVVLGLAATHVPDEVTFVLLDAATGAFDGLDRLPHTAVLLDASRPDLVPRLIEALEGESARRKRLLVAAGCASHGAYLRKTANHPPMPALVLVGQQVSALLGAHPELADVLRRLGWLGRARGIHLLLSAATDPEVHGLAGYLSYRIALPGAPAFILDSPAAGPVLPGHAVLRTGTNRTVPFTPVGPTPPGATPVGATPVRPTRSGSAPAGPAPVGTTPAGATPVSATPVGSALDRLFTGPPPTHRIWLPPLDISPTLDELAGPAVSDPDHGLAFADRSLHGALQVPLAALDKPRDHRRDTIWLPVAGNVAVVGAAGSGKTTILRTIIAALSLSPGTPAARIVAPDSVAAGYQRLPLVHGVLGTSSATDDLKRDLYTRLDDPHGDTIVMIDGWAEFRAAHPHWHELLLEIAQRGTARGVHLIATATHWSDFDQGFTDYFGSRLELRLADPAESAINPATAATIPPGRPGRGIVAAPKGALHFLAARPELTATPEADLLRVLTTTPSPARPDRQP is encoded by the coding sequence GTGTCACCCGATGACCGCGCCCCGGCCGACCTTCCCCGCCCGCCCCGCGACCGGACGGACACCGCGCCGCCCGCTGACCGCGTCCCGGCCGGCCCGCCCCGCGACCGGACGGACACCGCGCCGCCGCCCGGTGACCGGCTTCGGGTCGCCATCGGTCAGGCGGCGGACGGCACACCCGTCCGTCTCGACCTCAAGGAATCCGCGGACGGCGGGATGGGCCCGCACGGGCTGGTCGCCGGTGCCGGCACGCCGGAGCTGCTGCGGGCCGTCGTACTCGGCCTGGCCGCCACGCACGTCCCGGACGAGGTCACGTTCGTGCTGCTGGACGCGGCGACCGGCGCGTTCGACGGCCTGGACCGCCTGCCGCACACAGCGGTACTCCTCGACGCGTCCCGGCCCGATCTCGTGCCGCGTCTGATCGAGGCCCTCGAGGGCGAATCGGCCCGCCGCAAGCGCCTGCTGGTCGCGGCCGGTTGCGCCAGCCACGGTGCCTACCTGCGGAAGACCGCCAACCACCCGCCGATGCCCGCGCTGGTCCTGGTCGGCCAGCAGGTCTCGGCGTTGCTGGGCGCCCACCCCGAACTCGCGGACGTCCTCCGCCGGCTCGGCTGGCTGGGCCGGGCCCGGGGCATCCACCTGTTGCTGTCCGCCGCCACCGATCCGGAGGTCCACGGGCTGGCCGGTTACCTCTCCTACCGGATCGCCCTGCCCGGCGCGCCCGCGTTCATCCTGGACTCCCCCGCCGCCGGGCCTGTCCTGCCGGGCCACGCCGTCCTGCGCACCGGCACCAACCGGACCGTTCCTTTCACCCCGGTCGGCCCTACTCCCCCGGGCGCTACTCCCGTCGGTGCCACCCCGGTCCGCCCTACCCGGTCCGGCAGCGCCCCCGCCGGCCCCGCTCCGGTCGGCACCACTCCGGCCGGCGCCACTCCGGTCAGCGCCACTCCGGTGGGCAGCGCCCTCGACCGGCTTTTCACCGGGCCGCCGCCCACGCACCGGATCTGGCTGCCGCCGCTCGACATCTCGCCCACCCTGGACGAACTCGCCGGCCCGGCAGTGTCCGATCCCGATCACGGCCTCGCCTTCGCCGACCGCTCCCTGCACGGCGCGTTGCAGGTCCCGCTCGCGGCGCTGGACAAACCCCGCGACCACCGCCGCGACACCATCTGGCTCCCGGTAGCCGGCAACGTCGCGGTGGTCGGCGCCGCCGGCAGCGGCAAAACCACCATCTTGCGTACGATCATCGCCGCGCTCTCGCTGTCACCCGGCACACCCGCCGCCCGCATCGTCGCACCCGACTCCGTCGCGGCCGGCTACCAGCGACTTCCGCTCGTGCACGGAGTCCTCGGCACCTCCTCGGCGACCGACGATCTGAAGCGCGACCTCTACACCCGCCTCGACGACCCGCACGGCGACACCATCGTCATGATCGACGGCTGGGCCGAGTTCCGGGCCGCACACCCGCACTGGCACGAACTCCTCCTGGAGATCGCCCAACGCGGCACCGCCCGCGGTGTGCACCTGATCGCCACCGCCACCCACTGGTCAGATTTCGATCAGGGTTTCACAGACTACTTCGGATCCCGTCTGGAACTTCGCCTCGCCGACCCGGCCGAGTCCGCGATCAACCCCGCGACCGCCGCCACGATCCCACCCGGCCGCCCGGGCCGCGGCATCGTCGCCGCGCCCAAGGGCGCCCTGCACTTCCTGGCCGCCCGCCCCGAACTCACCGCGACCCCGGAAGCCGACCTGCTCCGCGTCCTCACCACCACCCCGAGCCCGGCGCGCCCGGACAGGCAGCCCTGA
- a CDS encoding DUF1203 domain-containing protein, translating into MTFEIHAISPAVLERARADAARSGGPGFARMVATGGEPLRCCLRDAEAGEELLLFTYEPPLPASPYREVGAVFAHAATCAGPDPSGAASGEHPAGWRGRPQVLRAYDERGWIHPNTRVHDGSDPDGALAAVFDDPAVVQVHSRNVAYGCFMFVATRSSR; encoded by the coding sequence ATGACCTTCGAGATACATGCCATTTCGCCGGCGGTGCTGGAGAGAGCGCGGGCGGACGCCGCGCGCTCCGGCGGGCCGGGCTTCGCACGGATGGTGGCGACCGGCGGGGAACCGCTGCGCTGTTGCCTGCGGGACGCCGAGGCCGGTGAGGAGCTGCTGCTCTTCACCTACGAGCCGCCGCTGCCGGCCAGCCCGTACCGGGAAGTCGGCGCCGTCTTCGCGCACGCCGCGACGTGCGCCGGGCCTGATCCTTCCGGCGCCGCGAGCGGCGAGCATCCGGCCGGGTGGCGCGGACGGCCGCAGGTGCTGCGCGCCTACGACGAGCGCGGCTGGATCCATCCGAACACCCGGGTGCACGACGGGTCCGACCCGGACGGAGCGCTCGCCGCGGTCTTCGACGATCCGGCCGTCGTCCAGGTGCACAGCCGGAATGTCGCCTACGGCTGCTTCATGTTCGTGGCAACGCGTAGCTCACGATGA
- a CDS encoding DUF2203 domain-containing protein, with translation MGLFTLREARSELERLRPVLEEIVTVRADMVELSAALVPGGEPTPLGGLPERKAAEARLNELMTVIQESGAELKGVAPLLIDFPADLDGIPVLLCWLEGEAELGWYHRPDLGIAGRRRLPG, from the coding sequence ATGGGGCTGTTCACGCTGCGGGAGGCACGGTCGGAGCTGGAGCGGCTGCGCCCCGTCCTGGAGGAGATTGTCACGGTGCGGGCCGACATGGTGGAGTTGTCGGCCGCGCTGGTTCCGGGTGGGGAGCCGACGCCGCTGGGTGGCCTGCCGGAGCGCAAGGCCGCGGAGGCCCGGCTCAACGAACTGATGACGGTGATCCAGGAGTCCGGGGCCGAGCTGAAGGGCGTGGCGCCGCTGCTCATCGACTTCCCGGCCGACCTGGACGGGATACCGGTGCTGCTCTGCTGGCTCGAGGGCGAAGCCGAGCTGGGCTGGTACCACCGCCCTGACCTGGGCATCGCCGGCCGTCGCCGCCTCCCCGGCTGA